TGAATGCAAAGGTGATGGAGTTGTGACATTTGCACACACTCTCTTCTGTATTAAATTTAGTGAGGTTCTTTCCTTCAAGTTTTCTTTTGAAGTCACCAATTTTAACAGTACCCAATATCATAAGCTGCATTACTGAGCTATGTATGTCAAATGTACGTGTCTCAGTGGGTGAGTGTGGGTACTAATTTAACTAACCTTGAATGTAAATGTTGATCTTAGTATGTAGTTGGACAATCCTATTAACGTCAAGTATTACTAAGTAGTCACTTATTTGGATAACGATGTTTACAACATTCCAGGCAAATAAAGACTCATTTTAGATTAATTAACAATTAAGGAACCAAATTAAATAAGGAGTAAAATTTAAGGATCACATTAACTCATTGAGTGTTCAACTCAATTCCAAGCTTACAAAAGCAACAAAATTTTACAATTCTCTCTTGTCTTGCTGCTCCAATAAAGTAGCAAAAAGGGATAGACTCCAGAATAGGcctaaaaattaaagaatatgTGAATACTTAATATACATCCACATAGAAGCATGTTCACGTGATATactttatgtttttttttgctttttctaaTCCACACCATCCTTCTAAATTTGGCAATTTGCAGCTATCAATTGCACAATAATACTTGAATAACAAAAGATAATTTGGCAAAAGAAAATTCTTATGCTGCTAAATAGTAAAACTATGTACTACTCTACTATAACCGAAAATGTTTggtaactaaaaaaattagtaaaaaataaccataacttgtcttatttaacatttattattTGTTACGACAATTAATAAatctaaacaaaataaattctGACTGTGTTTTTCTGTCTCCGTAACATTACCGAACTGATGTCTTGTAACAGCAAATATTAATGATAACGAAACAAACCTTTAAGTTCACTGCACAATTCCTTCTCGAGTCTTGAATTCAGACAAGATATTTACACATAAGTAACTAAGATAAAAAAGAATGACTGATTATCACCATAGAAAAATGATTGTAATAAGGAGAAGCACATCGATGAAGAACATTGTCGTCGTGGCGAAAAACGTTAATTCCAAAGAGGTAACCAAACATGGTCCCATATACAGTTGCATCATGAAAACCATGGAACTGCATATTCAAGAGAGATGGTACAAACCCACCAAAAGCAGTGGACACCGTGAAGTAGTTCCCAAACCCATAATTGGCCTCCGGAGGATGTGGCGATGCATTGTGGGAACGGTGAAGGATCTCCATTCCAGGGTAACATTTATTCCTTGGATCAGTTTGTGTCTTGCCCCTGCCGGTAAAGACATGACCAATAGTAGAAATGACGGCTGGCTCGTCTGCCATATCTAAGCATACGTTGCACTCGAAACCACCTCCATGGTTCGAATAGTTGTACTCGATTCTCCAAAACCACTCGCCATTCTGTCATTAGATCCCTCTCTATGATAACATGTGAGGACGAATAAAAATTCTAacgtacacattgtacaaataagCTATTGTTTCTCTAGTGGGACTCtttaaataattattgaaatgacAATTAAGGGTACAGATTATATTAAAAGAATattagaaaagagaaaaagataataaatataaaagatagaataataaaatgttaaaaatcacactttacactctcaattttttttaataattgaaaagATCCATTCCGTGGTCACAAGTTCTTCACTTTTGAGAAAAATCGTGGAACAATCCAGTTTCCTATTTCCTACTAGATTTCAAAGCCCAAAATCCTCGGAACGATAGACCAACGCTAGTTGTGAAAGATAATCATTTTTCGCAGCAATAAGGAAAGTAATCCGTCTTTCATTTCTGAACACTTTTGGGCATGTAAGAGTCCTATGGAACATCCCAGGCCCAATAAATTTGGTGAGATCTTTGTGTATTATATGGTTATTCGTGAGTGTTGAGTCTGTAGTTTTTAAATTTCCCCCTCCTTTCTTCTCTGttgtgtttgggctgagttgTCCTGGCCCTAACCCTGACAAAAAAAAATGCGGAAGAAAGACTTGTATGCTAATTACCACAAAGTTATGATAAACAATCATGCtatttgttcaaaaaaaaaaaaatttatgccATCTACACCAAAacttattaactaattaatcaCCGCATATAGAAATAAGTATTtgatcttttataaaaaaattttattataatactTTGAACAAGTTTGATGAattatttatctattgtatattatttaattattctgattactagttatttaattaaaaaaatgtgaatatatatatatatatatatatatatatataataagaaaataaGTGTTCATGACcggaaagaaaaaataaaagagaaaaagagcaaatagaagaaaataataatatgtgATTATAACCAAAACAGTTATTTGGGAGTAAATACAATTTTAGACCCATTATATAAGTTGGGATATTGAACTTTGTAATAATTGTAATTAATATTGAAAATGTCTTTCATAGATTAACATGGTAAAGGTGCTACTATGTTTTTGTGCTTACTCGTATTGTTAAATGAAACACTCACTACATACTGCTAGGGGTGGCAAAACGGGTCGAGCCTGCCGGGTCGATCCGCAAAACCCGCTAAAAAAGGCGGGTCGGGCTAGGATTTCGAGCCcgccaaataaaaaaaaacccGCCAAACCCGCACCGCCAAATTGGCAGgttttggcggggcggggcgggccgGTCCGCCGGGCCGaaactttatatttttcttttttttttattaaataaaatagtggttactattataaaattaataattatagaatttttaaacacttttttttcattttttgtttttattcttcttttagttattaactttatttattttattttacaattttgtatatatgctcaaattatgtgacttattttttaaaataaagatgattttattgacaaatattatttgaacaattttattgaagttaaaaattaaaaaaaaatagtaaacaaattatattataatttgactattttttatttgtattttattttttaattattattttttggttaatttt
The genomic region above belongs to Arachis stenosperma cultivar V10309 chromosome 5, arast.V10309.gnm1.PFL2, whole genome shotgun sequence and contains:
- the LOC130980402 gene encoding uncharacterized protein LOC130980402, whose protein sequence is MADEPAVISTIGHVFTGRGKTQTDPRNKCYPGMEILHRSHNASPHPPEANYGFGNYFTVSTAFGGFVPSLLNMQFHGFHDATVYGTMFGYLFGINVFRHDDNVLHRCLFWSLSLFATLLEQQDKREL